Proteins from a genomic interval of Pseudomonas asplenii:
- a CDS encoding SirB1 family protein, producing the protein MNSRQAFFACLERTPPAVFEAALWIAAEHDPKVQPESLLRDFKDLQQRVSAGLPMLPVSELAQPLLRRMNELGFQQDEFTPLRPHAALLDKVLQRRRGQPLVLALIALELARGLEIPLVGVNFPGHFLLRVPGADHLLDPCGGRRLYPNDCRELLSRQYGPGMPLSAEHMQTATPLEMLQRLSRNLRQLHLANDDFLAGLRDAERVLELGQGNASDYLARASLYQKLECPSAERHDLERALLLSDDPIQCLRLTERLGRLPPDTVVH; encoded by the coding sequence ATGAATTCCCGCCAAGCCTTTTTTGCCTGCCTGGAGCGTACACCGCCTGCGGTGTTCGAGGCGGCGCTCTGGATCGCTGCCGAACACGACCCCAAGGTGCAACCCGAAAGCCTGCTGCGCGACTTCAAGGATCTGCAACAACGGGTCAGCGCGGGATTGCCGATGCTACCGGTCAGCGAGTTGGCGCAACCGCTGCTGCGACGCATGAACGAACTGGGCTTCCAGCAGGACGAGTTCACGCCCCTGCGGCCCCATGCCGCGCTGCTGGACAAGGTCCTGCAACGTCGACGCGGGCAACCGCTGGTGCTGGCGCTGATAGCCTTGGAGCTGGCCCGCGGCCTGGAGATTCCACTGGTGGGGGTGAATTTTCCCGGACACTTCCTGCTGCGGGTGCCCGGCGCGGACCACCTGCTCGATCCCTGCGGCGGTCGCCGTCTCTATCCCAACGATTGCCGGGAGTTGCTGAGCCGGCAATACGGCCCTGGCATGCCCCTGAGCGCCGAGCACATGCAAACGGCCACGCCGCTGGAAATGCTCCAGCGCCTGTCACGCAACCTGCGGCAACTGCACCTGGCCAACGATGACTTCCTGGCCGGCCTGCGCGATGCCGAGCGGGTCCTGGAACTGGGTCAGGGCAATGCCAGCGATTACCTGGCCCGCGCCAGCCTGTACCAGAAGCTGGAGTGCCCGAGCGCCGAGCGCCACGACCTGGAGCGGGCCCTGCTGCTCAGCGACGATCCGATCCAGTGCCTGCGCCTGACAGAACGGCTGGGGCGGCTGCCACCGGATACGGTCGTGCATTAG
- a CDS encoding Glu/Leu/Phe/Val dehydrogenase family protein, with translation MFALMQSTRLESLHLSVDPVTGLKAVIAIHNRRLGPALGGCRYLVYPDDESAIVDAIRLAQGMSYKAALAGLPVGGGTAVIIRPVHVESRAALFEAFGRCIEQLDGRYITAIDSGTSTTDMDCIAQYTRHVTSTTSAGDPSPYAALGVFSGIRTTAMARLGSDNLEGLRVAVQGLGNVGYALAEQLHAAGAELLVSDNDRGKVQLAMEQLGAHPIAPEALISTPCDIFAPCGLGNILTSQSVMQLRCAAVAGSANTQLTSLNVADQLEKRGILYAPDYVINSGGLIYVALRHQGESLSDITAHLSRIGVRLTEVFAHAQAEKRSPARVADELAERLLYR, from the coding sequence ATGTTTGCTCTCATGCAAAGCACTCGCCTTGAATCGCTGCACCTGAGCGTCGATCCGGTGACCGGGTTGAAGGCGGTGATTGCCATCCATAACCGTCGCCTCGGGCCAGCGCTAGGGGGCTGTCGTTACCTGGTCTACCCTGACGATGAAAGCGCGATAGTCGATGCCATCCGCCTGGCCCAGGGCATGAGCTACAAGGCGGCCCTCGCCGGGTTGCCGGTGGGCGGTGGCACGGCGGTGATCATCCGGCCCGTCCACGTCGAGAGTCGTGCGGCGCTGTTCGAGGCTTTTGGCCGCTGCATCGAGCAACTCGACGGCCGCTACATCACCGCGATCGACAGTGGTACCTCAACGACCGACATGGATTGCATCGCCCAATACACCCGGCATGTCACCAGCACCACCAGCGCGGGCGACCCGTCGCCTTACGCGGCGCTGGGGGTGTTCAGCGGCATCCGCACCACGGCCATGGCACGTCTGGGCAGCGACAATCTTGAAGGTTTGCGCGTGGCGGTCCAGGGGCTTGGCAATGTGGGGTATGCGCTGGCCGAACAGTTGCACGCGGCCGGTGCGGAACTGCTGGTCAGCGATAACGATCGGGGCAAGGTACAACTGGCGATGGAGCAATTGGGCGCCCATCCGATAGCGCCCGAGGCACTGATCAGCACCCCCTGCGATATCTTCGCCCCTTGCGGCCTGGGCAATATCCTGACCAGCCAGAGCGTGATGCAATTGCGTTGCGCGGCCGTTGCCGGCTCCGCCAATACGCAATTGACCAGCTTGAACGTCGCCGATCAACTGGAAAAACGCGGAATTCTTTACGCGCCGGATTACGTGATCAATTCCGGAGGACTGATCTATGTGGCGCTCAGGCATCAGGGCGAATCTCTGTCGGATATCACCGCGCACCTGTCACGCATCGGTGTGCGACTGACCGAAGTCTTTGCCCATGCCCAGGCAGAAAAGCGCTCACCGGCGCGGGTAGCAGACGAACTGGCGGAGCGCCTGCTGTACCGCTGA
- a CDS encoding YebG family protein, which produces MAVEVVYRSSRDLERLFMDKAEADRHDKMLELAELLAEVLQKAVPSLSEQQVEEAGIYMAKNRDVFAKAFKSQPDALAELLSAPADAE; this is translated from the coding sequence ATGGCCGTCGAAGTGGTATACCGCAGCAGCCGAGATCTGGAGCGCCTGTTCATGGATAAAGCCGAAGCTGATCGTCATGACAAGATGCTCGAACTCGCCGAATTGCTGGCTGAAGTCCTGCAAAAAGCCGTGCCCTCGCTGAGCGAGCAGCAGGTGGAAGAAGCCGGCATCTACATGGCGAAGAACCGCGATGTATTCGCCAAGGCATTCAAGAGCCAACCGGACGCCCTCGCCGAGCTGCTGTCAGCTCCGGCAGACGCCGAGTAA
- a CDS encoding phosphate-starvation-inducible protein PsiE, with translation MKINWAEKLRQNVHQVAESLGNLFVESFHYLALFAIGGVTAWAAVMEFLVMIEEGHIKIDDILLLFIYLELGAMVGIYFKTNHMPVRFLIYVAITALTRLLISNVSHHNPPDMGVVYLSGAILLLAFAILVVRYASSQFPSVKIEHSQRKVGEGSSEHPEVEKGEL, from the coding sequence GTGAAAATCAATTGGGCCGAGAAACTGCGGCAAAACGTGCATCAGGTCGCCGAGTCCCTGGGCAATCTGTTCGTCGAGTCGTTCCATTACCTGGCGCTGTTCGCCATTGGCGGGGTCACGGCCTGGGCGGCGGTGATGGAGTTCCTGGTGATGATCGAGGAGGGGCACATCAAGATCGATGACATCCTGCTGCTGTTCATCTACCTGGAGCTGGGGGCGATGGTCGGGATCTATTTCAAGACCAACCACATGCCGGTGCGGTTCCTGATCTACGTGGCGATCACCGCGCTGACCCGGTTGCTGATCTCCAATGTGTCGCACCACAATCCACCGGATATGGGCGTGGTGTATCTGTCCGGGGCGATTCTGCTGCTGGCGTTCGCGATCCTGGTGGTGCGCTACGCTTCGTCGCAGTTCCCCTCGGTGAAGATCGAGCACTCGCAGCGCAAGGTCGGCGAGGGCTCAAGCGAGCATCCGGAAGTGGAGAAGGGCGAGCTCTGA
- a CDS encoding YXWGXW repeat-containing protein, whose translation MFFRYAVLVVAVAAASGCVQERVVHERPVIVERPAPARYVEVVAPQPPPQEVIEVEPAYRPGFVWARGYWHWDGHRYVAMHGHWEPVRPGYRYVHPHWEQHSDGWHLRAGMWIN comes from the coding sequence ATGTTTTTTCGTTATGCCGTATTGGTCGTCGCTGTCGCCGCCGCATCGGGCTGTGTGCAGGAACGGGTGGTGCATGAACGGCCAGTGATCGTCGAACGGCCGGCACCTGCCCGATACGTCGAAGTGGTCGCGCCACAGCCGCCGCCACAGGAAGTCATCGAAGTCGAACCGGCCTATCGCCCGGGCTTCGTCTGGGCACGCGGCTACTGGCATTGGGATGGGCACCGCTACGTGGCGATGCACGGTCACTGGGAACCGGTGCGTCCCGGCTACCGCTACGTGCACCCGCATTGGGAACAACATAGCGATGGCTGGCACCTGCGGGCCGGGATGTGGATCAACTGA
- a CDS encoding DUF1800 domain-containing protein, whose translation MSFVRAVARPLSCWVLIAGLLPVTAMAAPVPLSQADAAWLRRDGFDLDAANVARLRAMGRSGLLQAQLSERLHDSLPPSIEAQLQAYPTLAAPLQATLLAFRQAQEQVKSMPDGDPQVAAKQALQRQANDAADQARQIVLLRAVYGSNQLKEQLVWFWLNHFSVFSGKGSVRLMATDYEERVIRPHALGKFKDLVLATLKSPAMLEFLDNAQNAKGKVNENYARELMELHTLGVGSGYTQQDVQQLALILTGAGIVPLDGRVQKFAPRVAPLVVRDGLFQFNPNRHDFSDKVLLGQVIPGSGFDEITRAVELITRQKACARFISRKLAEYFVADQPPPALVERMSATFQRTDGDIAQVMGTLFESPELLQSAGQKFKDPMQFVVSSVRLAYDGKPIANPRPLLNWLNQLGEPLFGRLTPDGWPLDAAGWASSGQMSKRFEIARAIGVGSNQLFTPEGSQTVGPGFPLITTPLYYDAIGPHLSAATTAALNQARSPQEWNTFLLSSPDFNHR comes from the coding sequence ATGTCGTTTGTTCGCGCTGTTGCTCGACCGCTGTCTTGTTGGGTATTGATCGCAGGGTTGTTGCCGGTTACGGCCATGGCGGCCCCGGTACCCCTGAGTCAGGCCGATGCGGCCTGGTTGCGGCGCGATGGTTTCGACCTGGATGCAGCGAATGTCGCGCGTTTGCGGGCCATGGGGCGTTCCGGGCTTCTGCAGGCGCAATTGAGCGAGCGTCTCCATGATTCGCTGCCGCCCAGCATCGAGGCCCAGTTGCAGGCCTATCCGACCCTGGCCGCACCGTTGCAGGCGACTTTGCTGGCGTTCAGGCAGGCCCAGGAGCAGGTCAAGTCAATGCCCGATGGCGATCCTCAGGTCGCCGCGAAGCAGGCCTTGCAGCGGCAGGCCAACGACGCCGCCGACCAGGCCCGGCAGATCGTCCTGCTGCGTGCGGTCTATGGCAGCAATCAGCTCAAGGAACAACTGGTGTGGTTCTGGCTCAATCACTTCAGTGTGTTCTCCGGCAAGGGCTCGGTACGCCTGATGGCGACGGACTATGAGGAGCGGGTGATCCGCCCCCATGCCCTGGGCAAGTTCAAGGACCTGGTGTTGGCAACGTTGAAAAGTCCGGCGATGCTCGAGTTCCTGGACAATGCGCAGAACGCCAAGGGCAAGGTCAACGAGAACTACGCCCGTGAGCTGATGGAACTGCATACGCTGGGAGTGGGATCCGGTTATACCCAGCAGGATGTCCAGCAACTGGCCCTGATCCTCACCGGGGCCGGCATCGTGCCGCTGGACGGTCGGGTGCAGAAGTTCGCTCCCCGCGTGGCGCCACTGGTGGTGCGCGACGGCCTGTTCCAGTTCAATCCCAACCGCCATGACTTCAGCGACAAGGTGCTGTTGGGGCAAGTGATCCCCGGCAGCGGTTTCGACGAGATCACCCGCGCGGTGGAGTTGATCACCCGACAGAAAGCCTGCGCCCGGTTCATCTCGCGCAAACTGGCCGAGTATTTCGTCGCCGATCAGCCGCCGCCGGCCTTGGTGGAACGGATGAGCGCGACTTTTCAGCGCACCGATGGCGACATTGCCCAGGTCATGGGCACATTGTTCGAGTCTCCGGAGTTGCTGCAGAGCGCTGGCCAGAAGTTCAAGGACCCCATGCAGTTCGTGGTTTCGTCGGTGCGCCTGGCCTACGATGGCAAACCGATCGCCAATCCGCGTCCGCTGCTCAATTGGCTGAACCAGTTGGGCGAGCCGTTGTTCGGTCGCCTGACGCCCGATGGTTGGCCACTGGACGCCGCCGGCTGGGCCAGTTCGGGGCAGATGTCCAAGCGTTTTGAAATCGCCCGGGCCATCGGCGTGGGCAGTAACCAGCTGTTCACACCGGAAGGCAGCCAGACCGTCGGCCCCGGTTTCCCGCTGATCACCACGCCGCTTTACTACGACGCCATTGGTCCGCATCTGTCGGCGGCTACCACTGCGGCGCTGAATCAGGCTCGGTCGCCGCAGGAATGGAACACTTTTCTGTTGTCTTCACCCGACTTCAACCATCGCTAG
- a CDS encoding DUF1501 domain-containing protein, whose amino-acid sequence MNRRDFLQACAATAVTLPGLSFSTRLFAAPASAPRFLMVFLRGGYDCNNLLVPYGSDFYYESRPNLAIARPDSRNADSAIALDGHWGLNPLLRDSLYPLWQRKQIAFVPFAGTDDLSRSHFETQDNIEAGQPRAQAGHYGSGFLARLAGAVPGSAPIAFTDALPPSFQGARDIPNLSLRGVSKPVFDERQSTILASMYQGTPLAAPVADGLELRQQVSRDLQDEMQKAGRGAPTARSFAEETRRIATLLRDQYRLGFVDVGGWDTHVNQGGAHGPLSNNLANLGQGLAAFAEAMGDQWKNTTVVVVSEFGRTFRENGNRGTDHGHGTVYWVLGGSVRGGRIVGEQVVVNASSLLQNRDYPVLNNYRDLLGGLLGRTWGLSTAQLQVVFPGARPNGLQLV is encoded by the coding sequence ATGAATCGTCGAGATTTTCTGCAGGCTTGTGCGGCAACCGCGGTGACCCTGCCGGGCTTGTCGTTTTCCACACGATTGTTCGCCGCACCGGCGTCGGCTCCGCGTTTTCTGATGGTATTCCTGCGCGGCGGCTACGATTGCAACAACCTGCTGGTGCCGTATGGCAGTGACTTCTACTACGAGTCGCGCCCGAACCTGGCGATTGCCCGTCCGGATTCACGCAATGCCGACAGCGCCATTGCCCTGGACGGTCACTGGGGGCTGAACCCGTTGCTGCGCGACTCTCTTTATCCGCTGTGGCAGCGCAAGCAGATCGCCTTCGTGCCGTTCGCCGGGACCGACGACCTGTCCCGCAGTCATTTCGAAACCCAGGACAATATCGAGGCCGGTCAGCCCCGCGCACAGGCTGGTCATTACGGCTCGGGTTTTCTCGCCCGTCTGGCGGGCGCCGTTCCCGGCAGTGCCCCGATTGCCTTTACCGACGCCTTGCCGCCGAGTTTCCAGGGCGCTCGGGATATCCCCAACCTGTCGCTGCGCGGCGTCTCCAAGCCGGTGTTCGATGAACGCCAGTCGACGATTCTCGCCTCGATGTACCAGGGCACACCGCTGGCGGCGCCGGTCGCCGACGGCCTGGAATTGCGCCAGCAGGTGTCCAGGGATCTGCAGGACGAAATGCAGAAAGCCGGACGTGGCGCGCCGACGGCCAGGAGCTTCGCGGAGGAAACCCGGCGCATCGCCACCTTGCTGCGCGATCAGTACCGCCTGGGCTTTGTCGACGTGGGGGGCTGGGACACCCACGTCAATCAGGGCGGTGCCCATGGGCCACTGTCGAACAACCTGGCCAATCTCGGCCAGGGCCTGGCGGCGTTTGCCGAGGCGATGGGCGACCAGTGGAAAAACACCACGGTGGTGGTGGTTTCTGAGTTTGGCCGGACCTTTCGCGAGAACGGCAATCGGGGCACCGATCACGGACATGGCACGGTGTATTGGGTGCTGGGTGGCAGCGTGCGCGGCGGACGGATCGTCGGCGAGCAGGTGGTGGTAAACGCGTCCAGCCTGCTGCAGAACCGCGATTACCCGGTGCTCAATAATTATCGTGACCTGCTGGGCGGCCTGCTGGGGCGGACCTGGGGATTATCAACCGCGCAATTGCAGGTCGTTTTCCCCGGTGCGCGCCCCAATGGGTTGCAGTTGGTCTAG
- a CDS encoding DUF3509 domain-containing protein yields the protein MDNPFQLINDAFQPEYRVNLSLQGLDGSILLTLSNAGGVVAKRMISPAQRNDPQRLKRLIQSVQFGIAIEQGHSALDILTAMTDDDSLKLLARPSPGIRPALGYLAI from the coding sequence ATGGACAATCCCTTTCAGTTGATCAACGACGCCTTCCAGCCCGAGTACCGGGTCAACCTGAGCCTGCAAGGCCTGGATGGCAGCATTCTGCTGACCCTCTCCAATGCCGGCGGTGTCGTGGCCAAACGGATGATCAGCCCCGCACAACGAAATGACCCCCAGCGCCTGAAGCGCTTGATCCAGAGCGTGCAGTTCGGCATTGCCATCGAGCAGGGCCACAGTGCCCTGGATATCCTCACCGCCATGACCGACGACGACAGCCTGAAACTGCTCGCCCGCCCCTCTCCAGGCATCCGGCCGGCACTCGGTTATCTGGCGATCTAG
- a CDS encoding HPF/RaiA family ribosome-associated protein, with translation MQIQVNSDNHIQSSNRLEEWVRTTIESTLERYEEDLTRVEVHLRDENGEKPGPHDIRCQIEARPKGHQPISVTHKADTLEQAIDGASTKLEHALEHLFGKLQAKRAEVVRGERRDLGDALLEEEFEEKERVRLAANG, from the coding sequence ATGCAAATCCAAGTCAATAGTGATAACCATATTCAAAGCAGCAACCGACTGGAGGAGTGGGTACGTACTACCATTGAGAGCACGCTCGAACGCTACGAAGAAGACCTGACCCGTGTCGAGGTCCACCTGAGAGATGAGAACGGCGAAAAGCCCGGTCCTCACGACATTCGTTGCCAGATCGAAGCCCGGCCAAAAGGCCATCAACCGATTTCGGTCACCCACAAAGCCGATACGCTGGAACAGGCGATCGATGGGGCGTCGACCAAACTTGAACATGCCCTGGAACATCTGTTTGGCAAGCTGCAGGCCAAACGTGCAGAGGTCGTCAGAGGCGAGCGCCGCGACCTGGGGGATGCTCTCCTGGAAGAGGAGTTCGAAGAAAAAGAGCGTGTACGCCTGGCCGCCAATGGCTGA